In the Flavobacterium sp. 90 genome, TTATCTAAAACATTGAAAATGAAAAATATAAGCAAAACATTAAAAAAAGCGGCACTAATGTGTTTAGCCGGATCATTTTTCTTTATTTCTATTGATAGTGTTGCCCAACGTCATGGCGGCGGTGGCGGAGGACACAGAGGCGGTGGCGGAGGTCAGGCAAGACCCGCTGTGAGCAGACCGGCAAATCAGGCAAGACCTGCAGCAAGCAGACCTTCATCTGGTTCCGGAGTTAAACGACCAGCAAATACTACCAGACCTGGAGCAAATGGTTCCGGAACCAATAAAGTCAACAGATCATCTGCAAATTCAAAAATTGGAGATAAATCAATCAATGACAGAAATTCAAATACTGTAAACAGAAACAAAACCGGTAATAGAAATACCAATATTAGCGGTAATAATGTGAACAGAAATAGAAACAATGTAAACATCAATGTAAACAATAGTGTACATGTTCGCAACAACCGTAACACAGTTGTAAGACCAGGTGTACGACCTTATGCTCGTCCTCCTTATCGTTATGGAGGTTACAGATACAATTGTTATCACCCTTATTACCCACGTCCTTATCATCCATTTTATTGGGGACCAGTTTGGCATCCATGGGGATTTTTTGTAGCAACATTGGCAGTAACAGCAATCGTAGTAAGTGTAGAAAGCACCCAATATCATTATGACCAGGGAGTTTGGTACACCTCTTCAAGCGGAGGTTATACCGCAGTGCCGGCACCAGTTGGAGGAACTGTAAACAATATCCCAAGCGGAGCCGAAACGGTCAATACCGGAACTGTCAATAATTACTATTACGGAGGAACCTATTATGAAAAAGACGGTAGTTCGTACAAAGTTGTACCACCAACCGCTGGAACCCTTGTAGACAACTTACCAGAAGGCGGTGAAGAAGTTACGATAGGCGACTCTAAATACGTGAAATTTGGAGAAACCTACTACCAACCGGTTAAAGTTGACGGCAAAGACAAATACGAAGTTGTTGACGTTCAAGAAGATAAATAAAACTATAGTAACCTTATCAAATAAATAGAATTGATAAGGTTATTTTTTCTAATTTTATCGTTATTTATTAGTAACCACTAACTGATTAAAAATAACCAGAATGAAAAATAAGACCTACTGGATTTTTGCAATACTTACATTATCAATTATTTCAATTGCATACGGCTATACAAAATTTATTGATCCAAAAGATAAATTGACCGCAATGGATTGTGCAGAAACCCCAAACACTTCAGAAGCATCTTTGTTTAAACCAACAATAGAAAACAAAAACAAACCAACAGGCAAAGCACCAAAAGATATGGTATGGATTCCTGGTGGCGAATATTCTATGGGAAGCAATGTAGAAGACGAAAGTTTATGCAGCGTAAAAGGCGTTACCAAAGATGCAGCACCAATACACCGAGTTTATGTAGATGGCTTTTATATGGATCAAACAGAGGTTACAAACGAACAATTTGCAGCTTTCGTAAAAGCAACAGGTTATGTAACATTGGCAGAAATAAAACCAACTCATGAAGAATATCCTGATGCTCCAGAAGAGAATTTAGTAGCCGGATCGGCTGTATTCACCCCTACTCCTGCAAAAGTAGATTTGGGCAATTACATGCAATGGTGGAGCTATATTCACGGAGCAGACTGGAGACATCCTGAAGGAGCAGGAAGCTCAATAAAAGGAAGAGAAAAATATCCTGTAGTTCAGGTTTCTTATGACGATGCTGCTGCTTACGCAAAATGGGCAGGAAAAAGATTACCTACTGAAGCCGAATGGGAATTTGCAGCTCGCGGTGGAAAATCAGGACAATTATATGCTTGGGGAAATACTTTAAAACCTAAAGGCAAATTTCAGGCTAATATCTATCAGGGACATTTTCCTATTGAAAAAGGAGATACTGGCGAAGATGGCTATATTGGCATTGCTCCTACAGCGCAATTCGAACCAAATCCTTATGGATTGTACGATATTGGAGGAAACGTTTGGGAATGGACAAACGACTGGTATACCGCCGATTATTATTCTGTAGTAAGCGAAAACGGAGGAGTTACCAAAAACCCACAAGGACCAGAATCATCATACGATCCCGGAGAACCTGGATTACCTAAAAAAGTACAACGCGGAGGATCATTTTTATGCACAGATCAATATTGTACAAGATATATGGTTGGAACCAGAGGAAAAGGAGATTATAAATCACCTGCAAATCATATTGGTTTCAGATGCGTTCAATAATTATTTAGCCACGAATTGCACGAATTAGCACGAATTAAAATATATTTCAGATAACTTATAAATCCAATTTCATGAATTTAAATTCGTGAAATTGGATTTTCGGTTTTAAGAATTAGCGCTAATTCGTGAAATTAGTGGCATTTTTTTTAACTCAATTTATAGTTTTCATAATTTACAGCTTTACAACGCCTAACTATTTACTTATATTTGCTAAAAAATACACGAATGCAACATATTATAGATCGTTTTATCAGTTATGTAACAATTGATACCGAATCAGACCCAAATTCAAAAACTACTCCAAGTACAGAAAAACAATGGAATCTTGCCAATAAATTAGTTGAAGAACTAAAAACAATTGGTCTTTCTGACGTTACCATTGACGACAAAGCCTATATCATGGCGACTTTACCAAGTAATGTAGATCACGAAGTACCTACAATTGGTTTTGTTTCGCATTTTGACACTTCTCCGGATTTTAGCGGAGCAAATGTAAAACCGCAAATAGTAGAGAATTACGACGGAAAAGACATTGTTTTAAACGCAGAAAAAAACATCGTTCTATCTCCAAATTACTTCAAAGATTTATTACAATATAAAGGACAAACGATCATCACAACTGACGGAACAACTTTGTTAGGTGCTGATGATAAAGCAGGAATAACAGAAATTGTTTCGGCAATGGAATATCTGATTCAGCATCCTGAAATTAAACACGGGAAAATCAGAATTGGTTTTACTCCTGACGAAGAAATTGGTCGTGGAGCACATCATTTCGACGTAGAAAAATTTGGCGCACAATGGGCTTATACCATGGACGGAAGTCAGATTGGTGAATTAGAATATGAAAATTTTAATGCTGCCGGAGCAAAAATTACCTTCAAAGGAAAAAGTGTTCATCCTGGTTATGCCAAAGGAAAAATGATCAATTCGATGTTAATTGCCAATGATTTCATCAACGAACTTCCAAAAGGAGAAACACCTCAGGAAACTAAAGGTTATGAAGGATTTTTTCATGTTCACCATATAAACGGAAGCATTGAAGAAACAGTTTTAGAATTAATTATTCGTGATCACAACAAGATCAAATTCGAAAAAAGAAAAGATTTGATTGGTAAAATTGCTAAAAAAATCAATAAAAAATTCGCCAAACAATTTGGTGAAGATATTGTAATTGCTGAAGTAAAAGATCAGTATTACAATATGAAAGAAAAAGTGCTTCCGGTAAAACATATCGTTGATATTGCCGAAAAAGCAATGAGAGAACTGGGTATAAAACCAATCATAAAACCTATTCGTGGCGGAACTGACGGGTCACAATTATCGTTCATGGGATTACCTTGTCCGAATATCTTTGCAGGTGGTCATAACTTTCACGGAAAATACGAATATGTTCCAGCGGAAAGCATTCAAAAAGCAACTGATGTTATCGTAAAAATTGTCGAATTGACTGCAATTCCAGGCATTTTTGATGTACCTGAAAAACAAGTAAGAAAAAGATAAATTGGAAGAAACTAATTCTGATAAAAAACACGTTTGGGACAAAGTCAATAACTGGGAAGAAGAACTTCTTTTCCTGAAATCAATTATTGACAAAACCGAACTTGTTGAAACCATAAAATGGGGCGGTCCTATTTATGTTTACAACAAAAGAAATGTCATCGGAATTGGAGGTTTTAAAAATTATTTTGCGATTTGGTTTCTGAACGGCGTTTTTCTAAAAGACGAAAAAAAGAGACTTATCAACGCTCAGGAAGACAAAACAAAATCCATGCGACAATGGCGTTTTACATCAAAAGAAGAAGTAAACGAAAAAGAAGTTTTAGAATACATTCTTGAAGCAATTGAAAACGAAAAGCAAGGAAAAGTTATAAAACCTTCTAAAAAAGAAACTATAGTATCTGAGCTTCTTCAAAAAGAAATGAATCAAAATCCAGCTTTAGCGGAAGCTTTTCAAAAATTCAGTCCTTATAAACAATATGAGTTTCTGGAATATATAGAAACAGCAAAACAAGAAAAAACGAAGTTATCAAGAATTGAGAAAGTGATTCCGTTGATTTTGAATAATGTGGGATTGAATGATAAATACAGATAGATTTAGGAAATTCCAATTTTTTTTAAATTCCAAAATCCAATTGATAGAGACCTTTGTCAAAGTTTAAAAACTTTGACAAAGGTCTTCTCGTTTTTTGTCCCTTCTATTAAGGAAAACAAACAAAACATATAACGATCTAATTGGAACCGAATCTCTTTGCGTAGACGCACTGCTGTGCGTCTCTACAATTAACAATGCGGATAATAGGAACGAACCTTCAAATTTACAATCTACAAAATACAAATCTATAAAGATTGACAGTAGAGACGCACAGCAGTGCGTCTAACTAAAGATTGAAGAGTTACTATATGGAGTTTCTTACGGAGATCCTTCGTTCCCCGGAATGACATACTTTGTGCGCTATTATTTTTTTGTCATTTCGACGGAGGAGAAATCACACTAGTTGATCGACAAAGATTGGCGACAATCTTTGCAGAGTTTCTTGTATGATTTCTCCTCCTTCGAAATGACAAGATTGTGTACAATTGTAGTCTTTAAAACAAAAAAATCCCAAATTCTAAATTAGAATTTGGGATTTATATTTTATTAGAATTTCTAAAAAAACTAAGCTTTTTTATTCAAAGCAGCGCTCATTTCCATAGAAATTGCTGAACGTTCGATTTTTAATTTTCCAGACATAGTTTCGATAATTGCACTTGTTTCTGCAAGCTCTACTACTTTACCGTGAAAACCACTTTTAGTAATTATCTTATCACCTACTTTTAGGCTGTTTTCAAATTCTTTTTCGTTTTTTGCTCTTTTTTGTTGTGGTCTGATCATAAAAAAATACAACACGACAAACATTAGTAAATAAGGGGCAAATTTTAATAAATCTTGCATAGTATTCAGTTTTTATTTTTGTTATTAATATTTATGTTTTGGCACTTCTCCCGAAGCTTCGGGACGCTCAGTGTGACATCAATAATTGGAGTTTTCCCAGTTTTTACATTAAACCACGTCCAACTTTAACCA is a window encoding:
- a CDS encoding DUF6515 family protein — encoded protein: MKNISKTLKKAALMCLAGSFFFISIDSVAQRHGGGGGGHRGGGGGQARPAVSRPANQARPAASRPSSGSGVKRPANTTRPGANGSGTNKVNRSSANSKIGDKSINDRNSNTVNRNKTGNRNTNISGNNVNRNRNNVNINVNNSVHVRNNRNTVVRPGVRPYARPPYRYGGYRYNCYHPYYPRPYHPFYWGPVWHPWGFFVATLAVTAIVVSVESTQYHYDQGVWYTSSSGGYTAVPAPVGGTVNNIPSGAETVNTGTVNNYYYGGTYYEKDGSSYKVVPPTAGTLVDNLPEGGEEVTIGDSKYVKFGETYYQPVKVDGKDKYEVVDVQEDK
- a CDS encoding formylglycine-generating enzyme family protein, with the translated sequence MKNKTYWIFAILTLSIISIAYGYTKFIDPKDKLTAMDCAETPNTSEASLFKPTIENKNKPTGKAPKDMVWIPGGEYSMGSNVEDESLCSVKGVTKDAAPIHRVYVDGFYMDQTEVTNEQFAAFVKATGYVTLAEIKPTHEEYPDAPEENLVAGSAVFTPTPAKVDLGNYMQWWSYIHGADWRHPEGAGSSIKGREKYPVVQVSYDDAAAYAKWAGKRLPTEAEWEFAARGGKSGQLYAWGNTLKPKGKFQANIYQGHFPIEKGDTGEDGYIGIAPTAQFEPNPYGLYDIGGNVWEWTNDWYTADYYSVVSENGGVTKNPQGPESSYDPGEPGLPKKVQRGGSFLCTDQYCTRYMVGTRGKGDYKSPANHIGFRCVQ
- the pepT gene encoding peptidase T, producing the protein MQHIIDRFISYVTIDTESDPNSKTTPSTEKQWNLANKLVEELKTIGLSDVTIDDKAYIMATLPSNVDHEVPTIGFVSHFDTSPDFSGANVKPQIVENYDGKDIVLNAEKNIVLSPNYFKDLLQYKGQTIITTDGTTLLGADDKAGITEIVSAMEYLIQHPEIKHGKIRIGFTPDEEIGRGAHHFDVEKFGAQWAYTMDGSQIGELEYENFNAAGAKITFKGKSVHPGYAKGKMINSMLIANDFINELPKGETPQETKGYEGFFHVHHINGSIEETVLELIIRDHNKIKFEKRKDLIGKIAKKINKKFAKQFGEDIVIAEVKDQYYNMKEKVLPVKHIVDIAEKAMRELGIKPIIKPIRGGTDGSQLSFMGLPCPNIFAGGHNFHGKYEYVPAESIQKATDVIVKIVELTAIPGIFDVPEKQVRKR
- a CDS encoding DUF1801 domain-containing protein, whose translation is MEETNSDKKHVWDKVNNWEEELLFLKSIIDKTELVETIKWGGPIYVYNKRNVIGIGGFKNYFAIWFLNGVFLKDEKKRLINAQEDKTKSMRQWRFTSKEEVNEKEVLEYILEAIENEKQGKVIKPSKKETIVSELLQKEMNQNPALAEAFQKFSPYKQYEFLEYIETAKQEKTKLSRIEKVIPLILNNVGLNDKYR
- the yajC gene encoding preprotein translocase subunit YajC, producing the protein MQDLLKFAPYLLMFVVLYFFMIRPQQKRAKNEKEFENSLKVGDKIITKSGFHGKVVELAETSAIIETMSGKLKIERSAISMEMSAALNKKA